Proteins encoded within one genomic window of Paramisgurnus dabryanus chromosome 11, PD_genome_1.1, whole genome shotgun sequence:
- the brpf1 gene encoding peregrin has protein sequence MGLDFDVKTFCHNLRATKPPYECPVESCRKVYKSYSGIEYHLYHYDHDNPPPPQGTPQKKRKGRPPRVSLAGSGDGPDSSTGSGITGQGATPGSPAERSEHSHSPVRETMTYAEAQRMVELEIRGRVHRISIFENLDVLSEEDSGAEDPPSSGMGGPTACNGGGSEAGGIGKDRLDSSATNGEKGPQKTGKHKSKEKKKDNSTHHHVNPPGPAVKLPEVVFRELDQERPDAPTRPTSYYRYIDKSAEELDEEVEYDIDEEDYIWLGIMNEKREKDGVASIPQEVFEYLMDRLEKESYFESHNKGDPSSLIDEDAVCCICNDGECQNSNVILFCDMCNLAVHQECYGVPYIPEGQWLCRRCLQSPSRAVDCALCPNKGGAFKQTDDARWAHVVCALWIPEVCFANTVFLEPIDSIEHIPPARWKLTCYICKQRGSGACIQCHKANCYTAFHVTCAQQAGLYMKMEPVRETGANGTSFSVRKTAYCDIHTPPGSARPLGGVGGASIDSSHSEGEAEDEDEIVGGEEEGKGWSSERARRVKAKSRLKMKKARKILAERRAAAPVVSVPCIPPHKLSKITSNLTVQRKSQFMQRLHSYWTLKRQSRNGVPLLRRLQTHLQSQRNAEPLPAVNTRDCEEKHSVLKEQLKAWQRLRHDLERARLLVELIRKREKLKRETIKVQEMMLEMQLTPFLILLRNTLEQLQERDISNFFTEPVRLSEVPDYLDHIERPMDFQTMWKCLESHRYLSFESFEGDFLLIVNNCLKYNAKDTIFYRAALRLRETGTAVLRQARRQAERIGYDYETGMHLPREPSPESPHEHERERDRERERERSASAAEDDLMPENRRRLPLEEQLLILQARYDEVMSGKHSIGQSRRAKALKKEMTVIKRKLAQGVCGLGNHESGVSLERSSVLAHHASMSGRHDDGESSSHEISGKDLSVSSSALAPEVGRRTSVLFSKKNPKAAGPPKRPGRPPKNRDLLHGPGVLSSNQVGPPQLPSLTQSRKRPHSPQSSSSSESDSEHDHLILDLHSNGFGESSRPVTESFLVYRNERSLPRSSSDSESTSSSSSSAASDRTSTTPSKQGRGKASFSRSTFQEDSSEETSGTENDSYSMGGARGVSHLVRGRSRSGCWMSSDEYNALDALVLVWAKCRGYPSYPALIIDPKMPREGVFHRGVPIPVPPLEVLKLGEQMTQEAREHLFLVLFFDNKRTWQWLPRSKLVPLGVNQDLDKEKMLEGRKSNIRKSVQVAYHRAMQHRNKVQGDPSSDTSDSD, from the exons ATGGGGCTGGACTTTGACGTTAAGACATTTTGCCACAACCTGCGGGCTACCAAACCCCCCTACGAGTGCCCAGTGGAAAGTTGCCGTAAAGTCTACAAAAGCTACAGTGGCATTGAGTATCACCTCTACCACTATGATCATGACAACCCACCCCCTCCCCAAGGCACCCCCCAGAAAAAGCGGAAGGGTCGACCGCCTAGGGTCTCCTTGGCGGGGTCAGGCGATGGCCCCGATTCTAGTACAGGTTCCGGAATTACTGGGCAAGGCGCTACACCAGGTAGCCCGGCCGAGCGTTCTGAACACTCCCATTCGCCCGTTAGAGAGACGATGACCTATGCTGAAGCTCAGCGAATGGTCGAACTGGAGATCCGTGGACGAGTTCATCGCATTAGCATCTTTGAGAACCTGGATGTGCTTTCAGAGGAGGACAGCGGGGCTGAAGATCCCCCATCCTCAGGAATGGGGGGCCCTACCGCTTGTAACGGCGGTGGAAGTGAGGCTGGAGGAATTGGTAAGGACAGATTGGACAGCTCTGCAACCAATGGGGAGAAAGGGCCTCAAAAAACAGGAAAGCACAAAAGCAAAGAGAAGAAAAAAGACAACAGCACACACCATCACGTGAACCCACCTGGACCAGCTGTGAAGCTTCCTGAAGTGGTCTTTCGAGAGCTGGATCAGGAGAGACCGGATGCCCCTACTCGACCCACATCTTACTACAG GTACATTGATAAGTCTGCAGAAGAGCTGGATGAGGAGGTGGAGTATGATATAGATGAGGAAGACTACATCTGGCTAGGGATCATGAATgaaaaacgtgaaaaagatgGGGTTGCCTCCATCCCTCAGGAGGTCTTCGAGTATCTAATGGATCGACTGGAGAAGGAGTCGTACTTTGAGAGTCACAACAAG GGTGACCCAAGCTCTCTGATTGATGAAGATGCAGTGTGCTGTATCTGTAATGATGGCGAGTGTCAGAACAGTAATGTCATCCTGTTCTGTGACATGTGCAACCTGGCAGTTCATCAGGAGTGTTACGGCGTTCCCTACATTCCAGAAGGCCAGTGGCTGTGTCGCCGCTGTCTGCAGTCTCCTTCCAGAGCAGTGGACTGTGCCCTCTGCCCCAACAAGGGTGGTGCTTTTAAACAGACAGACGATGCCCGCTGGGCACATGTAGTATGTGCCCTCTGGATCCCGGAG GTATGTTTTGCCAATACGGTCTTCCTTGAGCCTATAGACAGCATTGAGCATATTCCCCCAGCCCGCTGGAAGCTAACCTGCTACATCTGTAAACAACGTGGCTCTGGTGCCTGCATCCAGTGTCACAAAGCAAACTGCTACACTGCCTTCCACGTCACCTGCGCCCAGCAGGCCGGCCTTTACATGAAAATGGAGCCAGTTCGTGAAACGGGTGCTAATGGGACTTCGTTTAGCGTACGCAAGACTGCATACTGCGACATCCACACCCCGCCTGGCTCTGCCCGGCCACTTGGAGGAGTGGGAGGGGCCAGTATTGACTCCTCACACAGTGAGGGGGAGGCAGAGGATGAGGATGAAATTGTGGGTGGTGAGGAGGAAGGAAAGGGATGGAGCTCAGAGCGAGCGAGGAGAGTAAAAGCGAAATCACGGCTGAAGATGAAAAAGGCAAGAAAGATACTGGCTGAGAGGAGAGCAGCCGCACCTGTGGTGTCCGTGCCGTGCATACCACCCCACAA GTTAAGTAAGATCACGAGTAACCTGACAGTACAAAGGAAAAGTCAATTCATGCAGAGACTGCACAGCTACTGGACACTGAAGAGACAGAGCCGCAATGGAGTTCCTCTCCTCCGACGTCTCCAGACGCACCTGCAGTCCCAGCGCAATGCTGAGCCGCTCCCCGCCGTCAACACA AGGGACTGTGAAGAGAAACACTCAGTGTTGAAGGAGCAGTTGAAAGCGTGGCAGAGACTCCGTCATGACCTGGAGAGAGCCCGACTGCTGGTGGAACTCATACGCAAGAGAGAGAAGCTCAAGAGAGAGACA ATAAAGGTTCAGGAGATGATGTTAGAGATGCAGTTGACTCCATTCCTGATTTTATTACGTAACACACTGGAACAGCTGCAGGAGAGAGACATCAGCAATTTCTTCACTGAGCCTGTACGATTAAGTGAG GTTCCAGATTACCTGGACCACATTGAGCGGCCAATGGACTTTCAGACGATGTGGAAATGTTTAGAGTCACATCGATATCTCAGCTTTGAATCTTTTGAGGGTGACTTTCTGCTCATCGTCAACAACTGTCTGAAATACAACGCCAAAGACACAATCTTCTACCGTGCTGCGCTGCGATTACGAGAAACAGGTACTGCTGTTTTACGACAAGCTCGCAGACAAGCGGAGAGGATTGGCTATGATTACGAGACGGGCATGCATCTTCCCAGAGAGCCAAGCCCAGAGTCACCACATgaacatgagagagagagagacagagaacgagagagagagagatcagcATCGGCTGCTGAAGACG ATCTCATGCCGGAGAACCGTCGGCGTTTGCCTTTGGAGGAACAGTTGCTGATCCTGCAGGCACGTTATGATGAAGTCATGTCAGGAAAGCACAGCATCGGTCAGTCCCGCCGAGCGAAAGCCTTGAAGAAGGAGATGACGGTTATTAAGCGGAAACTGGCCCAGGGTGTATGTGGTTTGGGCAACCACGAGTCAGGTGTGTCGCTGGAACGTAGCTCAGTCCTCGCTCATCACGCCTCTATGAGTGGCCGTCACGATGATGGAGAGAGCAGCAGTCACGAGATCAGTGGTAAAG ATCTTAGTGTGTCCTCTTCTGCGCTGGCCCCTGAAGTTGGTCGTCGTACATCTGTCCTCTTCTCGAAGAAAAATCCCAAAGCCGCGGGGCCTCCTAAGCGTCCAGGCCGACCACCTAAGAACCGAGACTTGTTACATGGACCGGGGGTGCTGAGCTCCAATCAAGTGGGTCCACCTCAGCTGCCCTCCCTCACCCAATCACGCAAGAGACCCCACAGCCCACAGTCCAGCTCCAGCTCGGAGTCTGACAGTGAACATGATCACCTCATACTGG ATCTACACAGTAATGGTTTTGGTGAAAGCAGTCGGCCGGTGACTGAGAGTTTTCTGGTGTACCGGAATGAACGCAGTCTGCCGCGCTCCAGCTCCGACTCTGAATCCACCAGCAGTAGCAGCAGCAGTGCTGCATCTGACAGGACCAG TACTACTCCCTCTAAACAGGGCCGTGGAAAAGCCTCATTCTCCCGCTCAACATTTCAGGAGGACAGCAGCGAGGAGACGTCTGGGACAGAAAATGACTCTTACTCCATGGGTGGAGCCAGAGGGGTTTCTCACT TGGTTCGAGGCAGAAGCCGCTCGGGATGCTGGATGAGTTCTGATGAGTACAATGCTCTAGACGCTCTTGTTCTGGTGTGGGCCAAATGCAGAGGATACCCCTCTTATCCTGCACTG ATCATTGATCCTAAAATGCCACGAGAAGGAGTGTTTCACCGGGGTGTCCCGATCCCTGTCCCACCTCTAGAGGTGCTAAAACTAGGAGAGCAGATGACCCAGGAGGCACGGGAACATCTATTCCTAGTGCTGTTCTTTGACAACAAGAGAACCTG GCA